A segment of the Zingiber officinale cultivar Zhangliang chromosome 8B, Zo_v1.1, whole genome shotgun sequence genome:
AAATGCTTGATGAAATGATTTCTCTACACCGCTTCGAAAACACATGAATGAGCTCGATTTACTATATTTTATTGAAATTAAGGATTTTTTCGATCAACAAGCTGGCTGAAGACTCCCGACCATACCAAACCAATCATGAATAGTGAACATTTCTCTTTGGGCAAAGTGAAAGCAGGAAAGAATGCAATCCCAACCATGTTTGGTTAGTCATATTAGAAAAATAAGTGGCCATCTGTTTCTTTCTTAGTACTTGCCGTTAAAGAACGTAGAGCACAATTAGGAATCCCTCATGTAGCTGTGCGAACATTCAGGAATCCCTCATGTAGCTGTGCGAGCATTTCAGGAATCCCTCAGGCTATGGAGTACACGCATGAAGTTCTAGTAGATTTACCAAATGATGATAAGATAGCCCCAAAAGAAGAATCGAGGAGGAGATTTGTTTTTTTTACCACCAAAAAATTTGCTATAAGGTTAAACCATTTAATCAACAGCAATGCCAATGTCAGATTACGGTGGAGTTAGATACAGATCTCTGATACTGAAAATAGTTCTCCAAGTAAAAGGTCAATTGCCATTTGGCTCCACCTGAGTCAAACATGCATGCTGGAGATAGATGTTTTTAACAACATGCCTAGGAGAGACACATAGTCAAGAAATACCACTTAGAAAGAGGTGGAGCCTTATCTTAAAATGGATAAGCACAAAAACTCCTAAAAAAAGTTCCTTCTAGTCTGTTTCATTTTATGAATGAACCAAGAAGGTATgagaaaaacacttagctaataTGAAGTTAAGGCAAATGAGAACACTGTTTTCTAAAACACGCCACCCACCTAATGGAAAAAGGACCTTCTGCCATAGCTCATATCTGCGGTTAATCTTGTTGATGattcaatcttttttttttttttttaacgtcTAGATGATCCGATTCATTCCAAATAAATCAATTCAACTGATATACCTCAGCAACTTTGAGGGCTATAAATATAGAGAAAACATGCTTGCAAATGAGTTCCCTAGGACTCTCATAATGGGTGCTGAATATCTAAAGAAAGATGGATTATTTTTTCTATGTTACCACGTACAGTCTTAGATGATACTTATCTTGTATTGCAGAATATGTCTGACTACTCCCTCTGGTCAATTTATTTTGGAGGAAGAAAGTTGGATGataagaaggggaagaagagaagcATAAGGGAGGGAGAGAGGGAAGAAAGTTGTTTACTTTGATCTTGGGAAggagaagaaggggaaaggaaatGAAGAGTGACATGACTGAATAACCATATCCCACTTCTATTCCCATCTTGTAAACTGCTCAACCAACATTGCCGCTAAGTCTTTTTCCACCTCTCGTCACCTTATGTTATCACCAATTCCTCCATACACTAAGTCATTACCTTTTGCAATCATTATAGCCACCACATGCCGTGTGGACATAAATGTATCAAGCAGTGTTTGTCCCATTTATTTAGTATCTGCTAATTGGTTTAGACAAATTTTGATGTTGGCGTGTCAAGGTCTTGTGCAAGCTTCGACCTTTTATCTAGGCTTTGGATTGACATTGGTGGTTTTGTTTGCTCTTGATACCATTCATCTGTAGATATTGAATTGATTCAAATTTATGATAATTCTTTGGAGCACCTACTTCGAAATGCCTAACTTCAGTAGGCACTACTGCTTTTTGACATTCCAAAGCTAGTCCCTGCATATTCtattttagaaatgaaggaaacatgaaaaataagaaaagtagtatATTTTTCTCTAGTTCGAGTCTTAAGAGCCTGCAGGCTGAAATTCATTGCCCACGCTCCAAAGCTAGAGCAGAATAAATTTGGCACAGGAAGTTCAAACCTACTTTTTATTCATTATTTGATTTATTATGTTAAAAAGGAAATCAATATGATTACTCTTGCATATTTGTGGGTTCCATACTCTATGTAAAAGTTtgattagaaattattattattatttattttttggcAGCACTAGGGggaccgctaaggtagcggatctacctttgatTAGAAATTTTTTACTGCTGTAGCTTATTACTGTTATTTCAGAGaattttttatgttattatttttgttcTTTGCATCTTGGTTTCTAACTAAGTTACATATTCAGCGATTCAATTTCTATGCAAAACAGAAGAGAAATATGGAATCTAAAAGGAAATTAGTTTCTAATCTCTCACAGTACGCTGAACACCTCACTCAGGTAAAATTTCAGTAGCAGTTTTCTGCTTTCTCAATCAGCTTGTTGTATTGCAATGGAAGGAATCGGAGTTGAGATGAAAATGATTAGGGGAGATGGGTGTCATTCTCGGTGTGTTTATTACATCTTGAGAAATACCTAGGTTAACCAGGCATCTTAGGTAGTTAGTAGGATTGAATTACTTGCTGATTCTTACTGggatttccttttctattttacAATGAAGAAATTAGCTTCTTTCTACATGCTTTTCCTTCAAACGCCTCACGAAGATATAATTTCATTCTCTCATATTGATGATATCGTTTCAAACTATAATATTCTTTTTATTCTCTTCTACTTGCCTTGAGATTACAGAGGTGGAGAGCTGAGGATGAGGAATCATTTCATGAAATACCCTGGTTTAGAAGACACTTCTGGGCCAGAGAAGCTAGGAAGAATAGCTTTCGTGAAGCTCACTGGAGATCTTATAGGAATAAGAGTACGGTTCTTCATGTGTCATCTTTCACAATCTTTAATGTGGATATTTAATTTCAGTGAAGAATCAATCATTAGTATGACATACTGACGTGTTAAATTACGAATTTCATTACCTTGATTCACACATGATGTCAAAGTGGTATGGAGATCCGACTTTTATCTTGTCTTTTCTCATGATTATGAGCTTCAAAAGTATAGCAATATGTATAGGTTTTAGACTTCAGCTATATACTACTATAAAGGAGAGCATGTAAGAATCGTTTGTTTATCTCATGCTTTGTTATTTTAAATGTAAGTGATTTATAACTGATATGATGTAAATTTATAGGGAATGGAGCATTTGAAATTTGTCCAAGTGATGATGATGACATCGAAACCATATTTGGCTTTGCATATGGAGGGGCACAGTTCTCTGATTCGTCATTTAATAATTCTGAACATTTTCAGCAGAGTTCTTCTGGCAGTACTTGCCATAACAGCTCTAGGAATTGGACATATGAAACAGAGGATGAAACTGATGCTGATGCTTCTGTTCAACAAAGTTTTGCTGGTGAAAGATTGGCTCTTGGGTTAAAGGCAACTGGACCTCTAAAGTTAAAAGAAGTTAAAAATGCGTAAGTTTTACAGGTGTTTATAATCAAATCTTGTGTAACCATACTCTTGGTCTATGTTATCACCAGTATAGTTATCCCTTATCCACTCAACATGCCGCATCTATTATCAACATATCTACATTTCTCTTTGGGTCCACCATAATTCCTTGTAGCCGACATTTTATCAAACTGTGCCATCACTTTTTTGCAGCCCAACAAGCATTTTCAAACTAAGCATAAAAACTAATGCTTTGTGT
Coding sequences within it:
- the LOC122016132 gene encoding uncharacterized protein LOC122016132, whose translation is MNATIRAVLAGHRASSFFPNSVSFFHSTPVLERKRKNHGHARFNFYAKQKRNMESKRKLVSNLSQYAEHLTQRWRAEDEESFHEIPWFRRHFWAREARKNSFREAHWRSYRNKRNGAFEICPSDDDDIETIFGFAYGGAQFSDSSFNNSEHFQQSSSGSTCHNSSRNWTYETEDETDADASVQQSFAGERLALGLKATGPLKLKEVKNAYRSCALKWHPDRHQGSSKIAAEEKFKCCSAAYQTLCDKLAMR